In Pseudomonas hamedanensis, a single window of DNA contains:
- a CDS encoding cation:proton antiporter: MFANLLIILASSLVVIALFRRLRLPPVLGYLCVGLLVGPSAFDWVNESEHLPDVAELGVVFLLFSLGLEFSLSKMIALRQVVFRLGSQQVLISTAVLGLLLMLLGMPMTPALLLGAGLSLSSTAIVTKELGSLGEVFSSHGQNAIGVLLFQDVVAVLLLTLVPVFAGSSEQAWYWALPLTLAKTVVLFVGLLLASRWLLPRLFHEVAASRSAELFVLLALVIVLLTAWLTHLLGLSPALGAFLAGMLLGESHYRHQIEADIRPFRDILLGVFFVSIGMLIDLQLFASHGLLIVGLTLGLMLIKGVVVALLVKWRGSDSETAWRSGLALAQGGEFCFALMAQMQQNQLMPAELGALLLAATFCSMLLTPLLLRAAPRIAAALHRKPNQEAQIEQISALNADLDKHVVICGYGRVGQSIGRFLRNASQPYIALDNDPVRVREAACAESAVHYGDSSRGDLLTAVGLLRAKLLVIAVDQSDVALGILKEARRLNAHVPILVRTRDDSQWAELKAAGASEVVPELLESSLMLASHALIMLGLPAHQVQAKVDQVRIDRYRLLHGFYPGADDEER; this comes from the coding sequence GTGTTTGCCAACCTGTTGATCATCCTCGCCTCGTCCCTCGTGGTGATTGCCCTGTTCCGTCGCCTGCGGCTGCCGCCGGTACTGGGTTACCTGTGCGTGGGATTGCTGGTCGGGCCGAGCGCATTCGACTGGGTCAATGAAAGTGAACACCTGCCCGACGTCGCCGAACTGGGCGTGGTGTTCCTGCTGTTCTCCCTGGGCCTGGAGTTCTCGCTGTCGAAGATGATTGCATTGCGTCAGGTGGTGTTCCGCCTCGGCAGTCAGCAGGTGCTGATCAGCACTGCCGTCCTCGGTCTGTTGCTGATGCTGCTGGGCATGCCAATGACGCCGGCGCTATTGCTCGGCGCGGGGCTTTCGCTGTCCTCCACCGCGATCGTCACCAAGGAACTGGGCAGCCTCGGCGAAGTGTTCAGTAGCCACGGCCAGAACGCGATTGGCGTTCTATTGTTCCAGGACGTGGTCGCGGTGTTGCTGCTGACCCTGGTGCCGGTCTTCGCCGGCAGCAGCGAGCAGGCCTGGTACTGGGCGTTGCCGCTGACCCTGGCAAAGACCGTGGTGCTGTTTGTCGGCCTGCTTCTGGCCAGTCGCTGGCTGCTGCCGCGTTTGTTCCATGAGGTAGCGGCCTCGCGTTCGGCGGAGTTGTTTGTCCTGCTGGCGCTGGTGATTGTGCTGCTCACCGCGTGGCTGACCCACTTGCTGGGTCTGTCGCCGGCCCTTGGCGCATTTCTCGCCGGCATGCTGCTCGGTGAGAGTCACTATCGACACCAGATCGAAGCCGATATCCGGCCCTTTCGCGACATCCTGCTCGGGGTGTTTTTCGTCAGCATCGGCATGCTGATCGACCTGCAACTGTTTGCCAGTCACGGTCTGTTGATCGTCGGCCTCACCCTCGGCCTGATGCTGATCAAGGGCGTCGTGGTCGCGCTGTTGGTGAAATGGCGCGGCAGCGACAGTGAAACGGCGTGGCGCAGCGGTCTGGCGTTGGCCCAGGGCGGCGAGTTCTGTTTTGCCCTGATGGCGCAGATGCAGCAAAACCAGCTGATGCCTGCCGAGCTGGGCGCCCTGCTGCTGGCGGCGACATTCTGCTCGATGCTGCTCACGCCTTTGCTGCTGCGGGCGGCGCCACGCATCGCGGCAGCGCTGCACCGCAAGCCGAATCAGGAAGCTCAGATCGAACAGATCAGTGCGCTCAACGCCGACCTCGACAAGCACGTGGTGATTTGCGGATACGGTCGCGTCGGCCAGTCGATCGGACGCTTTCTGCGCAACGCCAGTCAACCCTATATCGCGCTGGATAATGACCCCGTGCGTGTCCGGGAGGCCGCGTGCGCAGAAAGCGCCGTGCATTACGGCGACTCGTCGCGCGGTGACTTGCTGACCGCCGTTGGCCTGCTGCGCGCCAAGCTATTGGTGATTGCGGTGGATCAAAGTGACGTGGCCCTGGGCATTCTCAAGGAGGCGCGGCGACTTAACGCACACGTGCCGATTCTGGTCCGCACGCGCGACGACAGCCAATGGGCCGAACTGAAAGCGGCCGGCGCCAGCGAAGTGGTGCCGGAGCTGTTGGAATCGAGTCTGATGCTCGCCTCTCACGCGCTGATCATGCTCGGTCTGCCGGCGCATCAGGTGCAGGCGAAGGTCGATCAGGTGCGCATCGACCGCTATCGCCTGCTGCACGGTTTTTATCCCGGTGCCGATGATGAAGAGCGTTAG